From Xenopus tropicalis strain Nigerian chromosome 3, UCB_Xtro_10.0, whole genome shotgun sequence, the proteins below share one genomic window:
- the mas1l gene encoding proto-oncogene Mas: MTTVNATPVYPTVNSTLSALSANGTQNSQNIIFSVVAGFAAFFSIFGLIGNAIVIWVLTFKMKRNKYTVYILNLAIADFIYLFFDAVVMLLLVDKMLNARNPSSKTLQALEIIYDFGYTAGMLFLTAISIERCLSVLFPIWHKCYRPKHLSTWACGFLWLFGALLSLLDNFVCPANDFNKNTYQCTAMQIFASVLTFAIIVPLMVMSSFTLIHVVRTTSKKCRPPKIYVAIIITVLVFLISVIPIKVLWILLYFKLFPNNFHSVALFFASTYCTMFNSSANPFIYFFVGRQKMKRFSSSVNEALSRVFKEDETDQSTEYYTESNSTISTLN; the protein is encoded by the coding sequence ATGACCACCGTAAATGCAACTCCAGTTTATCCTACAGTGAACTCCACACTATCAGCTCTAAGTGCAAATGGCACTCAGAACAGCCAAAATATTATCTTCTCAGTTGTTGCCGGTTTTGCTGCCTTTTTTTCCATCTTTGGGCTTATAGGCAATGCAATTGTCATCTGGGTCCTTACATTTAAGATGAAGAGGAACAAATACACTGTGTATATCCTTAATCTTGCAATTGCGGATTTTATCTACCTTTTCTTTGATGCTGTTGTCATGCTTTTGCTGGTGGACAAAATGCTGAACGCCAGGAACCCATCAAGCAAAACGCTCCAAGCACTAGAAATCATATATGATTTTGGCTATACTGCAGGCATGCTTTTCCTTACAGCAATAAGTATTGAACGTTGCCTGTCAGTTCTCTTCCCCATATGGCATAAATGTTACCGGCCCAAGCACTTATCAACGTGGGCCTGTGGGTTCCTCTGGTTGTTTGGAGCTTTATTATCCCTCCTTGATAATTTTGTTTGTCCCGCTAATGATTTCAATAAGAATACATATCAATGTACAGCGATGCAAATATTTGCCTCTGTTCTGACATTTGCTATCATTGTTCCTTTGATGGTTATGTCTAGTTTTACTTTGATCCATGTTGTTAGGACAACATCAAAGAAATGTCGACCACCAAAAATCTATGTTGCCATCATCATTACAGTTCTGGTGTTCTTGATTTCTGTCATACCTATCAAAGTGTTGTGGATTTTGTTGTATTTTAAGTTATTCCCAAATAACTTCCATTCAGTTGCCCTGTTCTTTGCCAGTACTTACTGCACTATGTTTAACAGCAGTGCAAACCCATTCATTTACTTCTTTGTGGGGAGGCAAAAGATGAAGAGGTTTAGTAGCTCAGTGAATGAAGCACTTAGCAGAGTTTTTAAAGAAGATGAAACAGATCAATCAACTGAATATTACACAGAGAGTAATTCCACAATCTCTACTTTAAATTAG
- the mas1 gene encoding mas-related G-protein coupled receptor member H, with amino-acid sequence MSHTTKEMVLANQTSLNVTDIGIFIKPISMTVSTLGIFGNSLVIWFLSFKIKRNYSTVYILNLAVADFCFLLVYATLDIIGIALKERLPVVGKENLELISTIYPLVLPCLFAYNTSLCLLTAISVERCLSVLFPIWYHCNRPRHLSSVVCISIWAISCLLTVLEFCYCYQPEYISIYTKVNTTVKECYIVFAIICCLSYIAFIPLMTVSSLVLLIKVWTSSQQKQPPKLYIVITVTVIFFLVFGMPMRILLLVWYKHHIFPPLPVLNIVSLFSSMNCSINPFVYFLVGRQGRSSGKLNLVIILQRVFRDDGIQHWRQQKKETTKIQTMMI; translated from the coding sequence ATGTCTCATACAACAAAAGAAATGGTCTTGGCAAACCAGACCAGCCTGAATGTGACAGATATTGGCATTTTTATAAAACCAATATCAATGACAGTATCAACATTAGGTATATTTGGCAATAGTCTTGTTATCTGGTTCCTTTCTTTTAAGATCAAGAGAAATTATTCCACAGTCTATATTCTTAACCTTGCGGTGGCTGATTTCTGCTTCCTTCTAGTATATGCTACTTTGGACATTATTGGCATTGCCTTAAAAGAGAGACTTCCTGTAGTTGGCAAAGAAAATTTAGAATTAATAAGTACAATATATCCGCTGGTACTACCTTGTCTTTTCGCGTACAACACAAGCCTTTGTCTTCTTACAGCCATCAGTGTGGAAAgatgtctgtctgtcctttttcCAATCTGGTATCACTGCAACAGACCCAGGCATCTGTCCTCAGTTGTATGTATCTCTATATGGGCAATCTCCTGTCTTCTCACAGTACTTGAATTTTGCTATTGTTACCAACCTGAATATATCAGTATTTATACCAAGGTAAATACTACAGTTAAAGAATGTTATATTGTCTTTGCTATTATTTGCTGCCTTAGTTATATTGCTTTTATACCACTCATGACTGTGTCAAGTCTTGTTCTTCTAATCAAAGTGTGGACTAGTTCCCAGCAGAAGCAGCCACCAAAACTTTACATTGTGATCACAGTGACTGTTATTTTCTTTCTTGTATTTGGTATGCCAATGAGGATTTTGTTACTGGTATGGTATAAACACCACATTTTTCCACCACTCCCAGTACTGAATATTGTGTCCTTGTTTAGTTCTATGAATTGCAGTATAAACCCATTTGTTTATTTTCTTGTTGGACGTCAGGGTAGAAGCAGTGGTAAGCTCAATCTTGTTATTATACTCCAAAGAGTGTTTCGAGATGATGGAATTCAGCATTGGAGacaacaaaaaaaggaaacaactAAAATTCAGACAATGATGATATGA